In Drosophila pseudoobscura strain MV-25-SWS-2005 chromosome 4, UCI_Dpse_MV25, whole genome shotgun sequence, the following proteins share a genomic window:
- the Wnt6 gene encoding protein Wnt-6, giving the protein MRLFMVIAILIFAMPMTGFGWAEGTNILLDPNLMCKKTRRLRGKLAEICRHDSALLKEIINGINLGFRECEFQFRNRRWNCTVLRKSMRKILMRDSRETGFVNAITAAGVTYAVTKACTMGQLVECSCDKSHMRRNGGQPQMVNAATAEAALERQQRQQFSLEEQQYQRRQRYLNNGSSLTDVSPLERLGRNRKPGAGGKRGRRKFWDNIKFPQGEWEWGGCSDNVNFGLRHSRVFLDAKHRQRRSDLGTLVKLHNNNAGRLAIRDAMRLECKCHGLSGSCTVKTCWLKMPPFREVAARLRERYDSARKVALRNDGNSLMPEMPHTRQANKYQLVFADDSPDFCAPNPKTGALGTQDRECNATSYGYDSCDHLCCSRGHKHRVVAEYTNCKCVFKWCCEVTCEKCLEHREVNTCL; this is encoded by the exons ATGCGTTTGTTCATGgtaattgcaattttaataTTCGCAATGCCAATGACTGGATTCGGCTG GGCCGAGGGCACAAACATCCTACTCGATCCAAATCTAATGTGCAAAAAGACACGTCGCCTGCGTGGAAAGCTGGCCGAAATCTGCCGTCACGATTCGGCCCTGCTCAAAGAGATCATCAATGGCATTAATCTGGGCTTCCGCGAGTGCGAATTTCAATTTCGTAATCGCCGCTGGAACTGCACTGTCCTGCGCAAGAGCATGAGGAAAATTTTAATGCGCG ATTCCCGCGAAACAGGCTTCGTGAATGCCATTACAGCCGCTGGTGTCACCTATGCCGTGACCAAGGCCTGCACCATGGGACAGTTGGTGGAATGCTCCTGTGACAAGTCCCACATGCGGCGGAATGGCGGACAGCCCCAAATGGTAAATGCCGCCACCGCCGAAGCGGCCctggagcggcagcagcggcaacagttTTCCCTCGAAGAACAGCAATATCAACGGCGCCAGCGGTACCtcaacaacggcagcagcctGACGGATGTGTCACCTCTGGAGCGTCTGGGCAGGAATCGCAAGCCTGGAGCTGGCGGCAAGCGAGGGCGTCGCAAGTTCTGGGACAACATCAAGTTCCCCCAgggggaatgggagtggggcGGCTGCAGTGACAATGTGAATTTTGGTCTTCGCCATTCGAGGGTGTTCCTCGATGCAAAGCATCGTCAGAGGCGCAGCGATCTGGGCACGTTAGTGAAGCTGCACAACAATAATGCGGGGAGATTG GCCATTCGCGATGCCATGCGATTGGAATGCAAATGTCATGGCTTATCCGGATCCTGCACCGTGAAAACATGCTGGCTGAAGATGCCCCCGTTCCGGGAGGTGGCCGCACGCCTGCGCGAGAGATACGACAGTGCGCGCAAAGTGGCGCTGAGGAACGACGGCAACAGCCTGATGCCCGAGATGCCGCACACAAGGCAGGCGAACAAGTACCAACTGGTGTTTGCGGACGATTCACCCGATTTCTGTGCCCCCAATCCCAAGACGGGGGCCCTGGGGACACAGGATCGGGAGTGCAATGCCACCAGCTATGGGTACGACAGCTGCGATCACCTGTGCTGCAGTCGGGGGCACAAGCATCGAGTGGTGGCCGAGTACACGAACTGCAAGTGCGTCTTCAAGTGGTGCTGCGAGGTGACCTGCGAAAAGTGCCTCGAGCATCGGGAGGTCAACACTTGCCTCTGA